From Solea senegalensis isolate Sse05_10M linkage group LG16, IFAPA_SoseM_1, whole genome shotgun sequence:
ACTCATAATTTGCCCACATAAGCGGCTCGACTGCGACGCAATGGCCGATAAAGACGGTAAGGGCGGTGATTAGACGACTAAATGTGACTGCGTGGGGTTCTACAGTGATAGAAAGTGGGAGTGCGGGCGGAGCGGAGGTTGTTGGCGCGCCGGCCAGCATCTTCCTTTCATTGTTACAAACCTGCCAGCTAGCTGTTAGCTAGCGTTAGCTGCTAGCAGGCTggctatgtgtgttttttttaattcaccaGTGCAGACTGACTAACTGTTCCATGTGGATTGAGGTGTTGTTTAGGATCCACATTACTGATTCTGTAGGGTTGTGTATTTTTCTGGTTAACTATAGAAACATGCTATCGGTAGTTTATGTAGTACTCTTAAGTGCTCGCCACTATTAGTATAGCTAGTACATTTCATAGTTACTTActcattttaactttattttttattggaGCATTAATATTAAGACATGGAGAATTGTAGGGAAAATACAGTACTCTGGGCCCCCTTTGTAATCATACATGCAGTATACTGATGGAATTACACGTCAGACCGTATAGTCTGTAAGGCTTTGGCACATCTACAGTCCTTTTTTCTGAAATtgcatgtatttattaatttgcaGTTTATTAAGCATGTAATTTCACTTAGAGCTGCTGCTTATGATTATTttcgtaatcgattaatctgtccattattaagtaatcgtttggtccataaaatgtcaaaaaactcCTAAAAAATGCCTggaacctggaaattatgatgatgttctccaatgtcttgttttggcgACAaacaaattattcagtttttaatgatttctttgttatatggagcaaagaaatggaacaaaatATTCATGCTCAATCACaaaaattgttttaatgatgaaaaaagctttgaaccgattaatcagttatcaaaatagttgatagTCAATTTAGTGATAGATaaataattgagtaattgtttcagctctaatttcactgtgttttgttgtttttacttccGTCACAATTTATATCCAGTCAATCTTTGGATTTTCTGGCCGTAACAATTTTTGTGTTGATACCCTTAATCTGCATATTTGAGTCCAGGAAAATTTAGATGCTTAATCTCGACTGTTTTGTATTGCTGGTTTATACAACTTTGCAGCTGCATTTGACGATGCCGTGGAGGAAAGGGTGATCAATGAGGAGTACAAGATCTGGAAGAAGAACACTCCTTTCCTCTATGACCTGGTTATGACTCACGCCTTGGAGTGGCCCAGCCTCACTGCCCAGTGGCTGCCAGATGTCACCAGGTAGGGTTtcgtctctctgctgctgcacccTGACATGCACCGAGACCTCGCTTGGATGATGACAATTTGTGTTATTAACAAAGTCAGAGGAAAAAGTCAAGGTGCATGctcttttaaaggtccagtgtggaagaATGAGTGAATGGTGAGAATGCAGACTGTAAGAAACAGAGGTAGTCTCCTCCCCCCGCCCCTCCCTCTCCCGATTGTGTGAGGGAACTTTGGTGGCCGTCACATACCAGAAATAATGTTGTTCTTTCATTTGTGTAGTAAGCTTTCATTTCAACACGCATGCTCTGACTGGTTTGTCccttaaatatttttgtttttattacaaaactATGTGTAACCAGTGAAATCCAGTGGAAAGAAAACCAAGTGAAACCAAGAAAACCTCCTGCATGTTTATAGACTTatctttaaataattaaaatgctTTCACTATAATGGCATAGTTAAAGGGTTACCATGTCATTATATTAAAAGCATTTCAATTCTTTAAAAGAAGAATGTGCCCTAATAAAAATCACATCTAACCAACTTAATCGTTTTCATGGGTGTTCTGTTTCTTCGTCACAGACCGGAGGGTAAAGACTACAGCGTGCACAGGTTGGTTCTGGGCACTCACACTTCTGATGAGCAGAATCATCTTGTCATCGCTAGTGTGCAGCTCCCAAACGACGATGCCCAGTTTGATGCCTCACATTACGACAGTGAAAAAGGAGGTAAGGAAACTATTCttaatcttaaataaataaatatgcatcTTTCAGTGTCATCAAGCTGTGAAGCATGAAGTTATTTTGTTAGGATGTTGTGGCTGACCGTTTTTCTAAATGAATTAATAAGTAATCTGAAATCTTTAATGCTTCAGAAAATATAGGTatgtactttttgttttttttatatatttaaaatgaagtttatcACACTTGCATACAGACCCCATTAAAATATTTGTTAGACTggctttgttttactttacacATGGAcatctgcaaaaacaaatttatGTGTAAGGTGTTCTTTATTTCAGAGTTTGGTGGCTTTGGATCTGTAAGTGGGAAAATAGAAATTGAGATCAAGATCAACCATGAGGGAGAGGTGAACAGAGCTCGTTACATGCCTCAGAATCCCTGCATTATCGCCACTAAGACCCCCACCAGTGATGTGTTGGTTTTTGATTACACAAAGCATCCCTCTAAACCTGGTAAGGTTGCATATTTACAGTTTCCTAAAGCAGGTTTTCTTTTCTGCATTGTTGTGGTTTAATTGAttgtagtagtattattattattatcgttatcattattattattattattattattactactgaAGACCCTTCAGGAGAGTGCACCCCTGACCTGCGCTTGAGAGGACATCAGAAGGAAGGTTATGGCCTTTCCTGGAACCCAAACCTCAGTGGTTGTCTCCTTAGTGCTTCTGATGACCATGTAAGCAACTTGTATTCCTGTGCTGTTCTATTCTAGTGTTAAAGTGAGTACATGTTCTTAACCACTTCTGATCTCTGACATAGACCATCTGCCTGTGGGACATCAGCACAGTGCCCAAGGAGGGAAAGATTGTGGATGCTAAGACCATCTTCACAGGCCACACCGCTGTAGTGGAGGACGTCTCCTGGCATTTGCTCCACGAGTCGCTCTTTGGATCTGTGGCCGATGACCAGAAACTCATGATGTGAGCTTCATATCAAAAGCGTAATTCCACAACCTCTGTTGTgatctgcaaaacaaaactaaacagtTGCTGTTCAGTTTCACGTCTTTTCAACAGTAGtgcttttgtcttgtttttggacAGCTGGGACACACGGTCCAACAACACCTCCAAGCCCAGTCATGCAGTGGACGCCCACACTGCTGAGGTCAACTGCCTGTCCTTCAATCCTTACAGTGAGTTCATCCTGGCCACTGGCTCTGCAGATAAGGTGAGTCCAGACTCTCTCTCCAGCAGCTTCATGTAAACAGATGTGTATCCGAATGAGGTGAAACTGACTTGACACCTGACTACTTTGATTTTCAGACTGTGGCCCTTTGGGACTTGAGGAacctgaagctgaagctgcacTCGTTTGAGTCTCACAAAGACGAGATCTTCCAGGTTGGAAGTGAACCTCCGTTGCATTCAGATCCattttaatagattttttttttttttattaattagcacaagaaatgtttgtttgtagtcgtatatctatatttatgttttcttgtaAACATCTTTGTATCTTTGTGCATTAGAATTGGTAAAACTGAATTGATCCCAGAGGAAACGTTTGAGTTATTCGTGAACTTTACAAAGTGGTATTTTTTAGCTCATAGACTTGCCAGCAAGTTAAGTAATTAAAGTACTGTAGCTCATCATCTTGTAGAGTGGCATTTCCTTCCCTAAGTTGCCCATAGCCAGCCAGTTGCTTTATTTAAACCAAGCATTTTATCACCGTGATCTGTTTAATATGATTCTTTGTGAAAAGAGAACCAAAAGGcttgtgtttggttttattttcatgaaaaaatgtttgtgacataaattaaatgtatgatCCATTTCATCCCAACAGGTTCAGTGGTCTCCCCATAACGAAACCATTCTGGCCTCCAGCGGCACAGACAGAAGACTCAACGTCTGGGACCTCAGTAAGATCGGAGAGGAGCAATCTCCAGAGGATGCTGAAGACGGCCCTCCTGAGCTGCTGGTCAGTTTTATTGGAGTCATGTTTGTGCTTgtaatttaagaaaaagaaatacatttcaagtGCTGTAATCCGTCGtgctcctctctttttttagtTCATTCATGGAGGACACACAGCTAAGATCTCAGACTTCTCCTGGAACCCCAATGAGCCGTGGG
This genomic window contains:
- the LOC122783470 gene encoding histone-binding protein RBBP4 isoform X4, whose product is MADKDAAFDDAVEERVINEEYKIWKKNTPFLYDLVMTHALEWPSLTAQWLPDVTRPEGKDYSVHRLVLGTHTSDEQNHLVIASVQLPNDDAQFDASHYDSEKGEFGGFGSVSGKIEIEIKINHEGEVNRARYMPQNPCIIATKTPTSDVLVFDYTKHPSKPDPSGECTPDLRLRGHQKEGYGLSWNPNLSGCLLSASDDHTICLWDISTVPKEGKIVDAKTIFTGHTAVVEDVSWHLLHESLFGSVADDQKLMIWDTRSNNTSKPSHAVDAHTAEVNCLSFNPYSEFILATGSADKTVALWDLRNLKLKLHSFESHKDEIFQVQWSPHNETILASSGTDRRLNVWDLSKIGEEQSPEDAEDGPPELLFIHGGHTAKISDFSWNPNEPWVICSVSEDNIMQVWQMAENIYNDEDPEGAADSEVQA
- the LOC122783470 gene encoding histone-binding protein RBBP4 isoform X3, with translation MADKDAAFDDAVEERVINEEYKIWKKNTPFLYDLVMTHALEWPSLTAQWLPDVTRPEGKDYSVHRLVLGTHTSDEQNHLVIASVQLPNDDAQFDASHYDSEKGEFGGFGSVSGKIEIEIKINHEGEVNRARYMPQNPCIIATKTPTSDVLVFDYTKHPSKPEDPSGECTPDLRLRGHQKEGYGLSWNPNLSGCLLSASDDHTICLWDISTVPKEGKIVDAKTIFTGHTAVVEDVSWHLLHESLFGSVADDQKLMIWDTRSNNTSKPSHAVDAHTAEVNCLSFNPYSEFILATGSADKTVALWDLRNLKLKLHSFESHKDEIFQVQWSPHNETILASSGTDRRLNVWDLSKIGEEQSPEDAEDGPPELLFIHGGHTAKISDFSWNPNEPWVICSVSEDNIMQVWQMAENIYNDEDPEGAADSEVQA
- the LOC122783470 gene encoding histone-binding protein RBBP4 isoform X1, with protein sequence MADKDAAFDDAVEERVINEEYKIWKKNTPFLYDLVMTHALEWPSLTAQWLPDVTRPEGKDYSVHRLVLGTHTSDEQNHLVIASVQLPNDDAQFDASHYDSEKGENIEFGGFGSVSGKIEIEIKINHEGEVNRARYMPQNPCIIATKTPTSDVLVFDYTKHPSKPEDPSGECTPDLRLRGHQKEGYGLSWNPNLSGCLLSASDDHTICLWDISTVPKEGKIVDAKTIFTGHTAVVEDVSWHLLHESLFGSVADDQKLMIWDTRSNNTSKPSHAVDAHTAEVNCLSFNPYSEFILATGSADKTVALWDLRNLKLKLHSFESHKDEIFQVQWSPHNETILASSGTDRRLNVWDLSKIGEEQSPEDAEDGPPELLFIHGGHTAKISDFSWNPNEPWVICSVSEDNIMQVWQMAENIYNDEDPEGAADSEVQA
- the LOC122783470 gene encoding histone-binding protein RBBP4 isoform X2: MADKDAAFDDAVEERVINEEYKIWKKNTPFLYDLVMTHALEWPSLTAQWLPDVTRPEGKDYSVHRLVLGTHTSDEQNHLVIASVQLPNDDAQFDASHYDSEKGENIEFGGFGSVSGKIEIEIKINHEGEVNRARYMPQNPCIIATKTPTSDVLVFDYTKHPSKPDPSGECTPDLRLRGHQKEGYGLSWNPNLSGCLLSASDDHTICLWDISTVPKEGKIVDAKTIFTGHTAVVEDVSWHLLHESLFGSVADDQKLMIWDTRSNNTSKPSHAVDAHTAEVNCLSFNPYSEFILATGSADKTVALWDLRNLKLKLHSFESHKDEIFQVQWSPHNETILASSGTDRRLNVWDLSKIGEEQSPEDAEDGPPELLFIHGGHTAKISDFSWNPNEPWVICSVSEDNIMQVWQMAENIYNDEDPEGAADSEVQA